In one Thermoleophilia bacterium genomic region, the following are encoded:
- the rlmD gene encoding 23S rRNA (uracil(1939)-C(5))-methyltransferase RlmD: MPPRPGDTVELAVDSLAYGGQGVARLDDFVVFVRGAVPGDHVRARITKRKRNHAEARVVELITASPRRIAAQCPHTAECGGCEWQTIGYDAQLEFKQRQVVESLERLGHLSDFQLDPIQGMDDPWHYRNKMEFSFAATATDPIVLGLHRRGSWDEIVETHACKLASPRMMAARMAVADACRALGLAPYDRASARGLLRHLVVREGRASGDLLLNLFVRERFPQEADLAQRVAAACHCTSFGITVNASPADAAVGDGPFMLVGPPSFRERLAGVELEVPATAFLQTNSAMCEALYATALQFAAPDLQRPAVDLYCGIGSMSLALARRARHVQAVEIQGEAIAAARVNAALNDITTIDFYAGDVRPLLKFPPHPTLDAARMDDGERPAVVIVDPPRAGMARRALQRTAALGADRFVYVSCNPTTLAGNGAELAELGYRLTRVAPVDMFPQTHHIETVALFERTAPAQEARSI, from the coding sequence ATGCCACCACGCCCTGGAGATACAGTCGAGCTCGCCGTCGACAGCCTCGCCTACGGCGGACAAGGAGTCGCTCGCCTGGACGACTTCGTCGTCTTCGTTCGCGGCGCTGTGCCGGGCGACCACGTGCGCGCCCGCATCACGAAGCGCAAGCGCAACCATGCCGAGGCTCGCGTCGTCGAGTTGATCACAGCATCTCCTCGGCGCATCGCGGCACAGTGCCCGCACACTGCCGAGTGTGGCGGTTGCGAGTGGCAGACGATTGGCTATGACGCCCAACTGGAGTTCAAGCAGCGCCAAGTCGTCGAGTCGCTGGAGCGCCTCGGTCATCTCTCCGACTTCCAGCTCGACCCCATTCAGGGAATGGACGACCCCTGGCACTACCGCAACAAGATGGAGTTCTCTTTCGCCGCTACCGCCACCGACCCCATCGTTCTTGGCCTTCACCGTCGAGGCTCTTGGGACGAGATCGTCGAGACGCACGCCTGCAAGCTGGCCAGCCCTCGAATGATGGCTGCACGGATGGCCGTCGCCGACGCGTGCCGAGCCCTGGGTCTCGCTCCCTACGACCGCGCATCGGCCCGCGGCCTCCTCCGGCACCTCGTCGTGCGCGAAGGCCGGGCCAGCGGCGACCTCCTGCTCAACCTCTTCGTGCGCGAGCGATTCCCGCAGGAGGCCGATCTGGCACAACGCGTTGCCGCCGCCTGCCACTGCACCTCGTTCGGCATCACCGTCAATGCCAGTCCCGCGGACGCAGCCGTCGGAGACGGCCCATTCATGCTTGTCGGCCCCCCCAGCTTTCGCGAACGGCTGGCAGGGGTCGAACTCGAGGTACCCGCCACCGCCTTCCTGCAGACAAACAGCGCGATGTGTGAGGCGCTCTACGCCACCGCGCTGCAGTTCGCGGCTCCGGATCTCCAACGCCCCGCCGTCGACCTGTACTGCGGCATCGGTTCCATGAGCCTTGCGCTGGCGCGTCGCGCTCGCCACGTCCAGGCCGTAGAGATCCAAGGCGAGGCAATCGCAGCGGCGCGCGTCAACGCCGCGCTCAATGACATCACGACCATCGACTTCTACGCCGGCGACGTACGGCCGCTTCTCAAGTTCCCGCCGCACCCGACACTGGATGCCGCGCGAATGGACGACGGCGAGCGCCCGGCCGTCGTCATCGTCGATCCTCCGCGTGCTGGGATGGCGCGCCGTGCACTGCAGCGTACTGCGGCGCTCGGCGCCGACCGTTTCGTCTACGTGTCCTGCAATCCCACAACACTCGCCGGCAACGGCGCGGAGCTGGCGGAACTAGGTTACAGGCTGACTCGCGTCGCACCAGTCGACATGTTCCCGCAGACACATCACATCGAGACCGTGGCCCTCTTCGAGCGCACGGCCCCAGCGCAAGAAGCACGCTCGATCTAG
- a CDS encoding uracil-DNA glycosylase family protein, whose protein sequence is MGQPNEIYDKYLTRAISEINELTGEILRCSRCRQVRTLPVIGSGHPMADIFLLKYQARPSELHEGVAFFGRAGAALMKSCQRLKIDPLQLYGTNVVKCGEVREAQPETRCLEHLRRELAAVNPKLIVVMGADTVAALNRAEVPLAAHLEYSPGEVLDFTPATQVLITPDIDVSLDEQRLKAEFWRAFRRLGEWYDSIPPY, encoded by the coding sequence GTGGGCCAACCCAACGAGATCTACGACAAGTACTTGACGCGGGCGATCTCAGAGATCAACGAACTCACCGGAGAGATCCTGCGATGTTCACGGTGTCGTCAGGTACGCACGTTACCGGTCATCGGTTCCGGGCACCCGATGGCCGACATCTTCCTCTTGAAGTATCAAGCGCGGCCTTCGGAGCTACACGAGGGCGTGGCGTTCTTTGGGCGTGCGGGTGCGGCTCTCATGAAGAGCTGTCAGCGTCTCAAGATCGATCCCCTTCAGCTCTACGGCACGAACGTCGTGAAGTGCGGTGAGGTGAGAGAGGCGCAACCGGAGACGCGCTGTCTTGAGCATCTGCGTCGCGAACTCGCCGCCGTCAATCCCAAGCTCATTGTGGTGATGGGCGCAGATACCGTGGCGGCCCTGAATCGCGCCGAGGTTCCCTTGGCCGCTCACTTGGAGTACTCTCCAGGAGAGGTTCTCGACTTCACACCGGCGACACAGGTCCTGATTACACCAGACATCGACGTCTCACTCGATGAGCAACGCCTCAAAGCAGAATTCTGGCGAGCCTTCCGTAGGCTCGGGGAGTGGTACGACAGCATACCTCCATACTGA